A part of Balneolaceae bacterium genomic DNA contains:
- a CDS encoding MMPL family transporter, translated as MRPLIRFNYRNPFGVIAFALVTAAVAGYFAVQLKVDTDLANLLPKTNDHVIALERLQQTVGGETSMELAIQSPSFEANRAFANEFIQQALKLYDPATENYFFKRAEFRKDVEVLKDNALYFATDNELTDIADYLESEIHQAKEDANPFYMDLGLDEEGDEAAQQQNLERFEESYNDLIPDEYPMSPDSTVMVVHFYPTGSKSNLSFLRDMFASVDSLAAVMEPASYHPQMEVRYGGRLQRHLEEIDSIMNDVFRSFASGISTVILLVMFYFFIKKYIHYRRGGSRGQTHAVWSHLLRVPVPVLVIGLPLVISLSWTFGITYAVLGMLNTMTSVLFVILFGMGIDYGIHFYARYIEFRSDGLDIPDALQSTYDKTGMAIMVSGLTTALSLYVLVLARFRGFSEFGFIAGSGIILALLCMLFVLPSLLVICERFNWILLNVESVERRASGPRRFPMARTIVLSGLAVAVLVGIFSSNIRFQYDFGELEPDFPRYESFREITDRVNTSDKHNPAYLLADNQQEVIQILEKLRHRMRTDTTSPTIAEVEALPERFPPTDSAATAKLQRISDIRELLNDPVIQGQDDPQLDRLRRAAQTRTRMSIDDIPDYFRNQFVTREGEVGNFVIVYPSVGLADGRNSIAFKEDVGEVTLDSGKTFHAASTSIIAAEMLDLMRSESPWMVGATFTMVFLLMLIAFRSLRWTLIAMLPLVVGLLWLFGIMILTGMMFNFYNLVVLPAILGIGEDNGVHLAHRYRDEGRNSMWEVLSSTGQHVTIGSMTTMLGFSGLIFTTHPGLQSLGIMAVIGIGMTLVAALTFLPALIQWLEDRNWIRY; from the coding sequence TTGCGTCCCCTGATCCGGTTTAACTACCGGAATCCCTTCGGCGTAATCGCCTTTGCGCTGGTAACGGCGGCGGTGGCCGGATACTTTGCCGTGCAGCTCAAGGTGGATACCGACCTGGCCAATCTACTTCCCAAAACCAACGACCACGTTATCGCACTGGAGCGACTGCAGCAGACGGTTGGCGGGGAGACCTCCATGGAGCTGGCCATTCAGTCGCCCTCCTTTGAGGCCAACCGCGCCTTCGCCAATGAGTTCATACAGCAGGCCCTCAAGCTCTACGATCCCGCCACCGAGAACTACTTCTTCAAGCGGGCCGAGTTCCGCAAGGACGTGGAGGTGCTCAAGGACAACGCTCTCTACTTCGCCACCGACAACGAGCTGACCGATATCGCCGATTACCTGGAGTCGGAAATCCATCAGGCCAAGGAGGATGCCAATCCCTTCTACATGGATCTGGGACTGGATGAGGAAGGGGATGAGGCTGCCCAGCAGCAGAACCTGGAGCGTTTTGAGGAGAGCTACAACGACCTCATCCCCGACGAGTATCCCATGAGCCCCGACTCCACGGTCATGGTGGTGCATTTCTATCCCACCGGCTCGAAGAGCAACCTGAGCTTCCTTCGCGACATGTTCGCAAGTGTGGACTCCCTGGCCGCCGTCATGGAGCCGGCCTCCTATCATCCCCAGATGGAGGTGCGCTACGGGGGACGACTGCAGCGTCACCTGGAGGAGATCGACTCCATCATGAATGACGTCTTCCGCAGTTTCGCCTCCGGCATCTCCACGGTGATCCTGCTGGTGATGTTCTACTTTTTCATCAAAAAATACATCCACTACCGCCGCGGGGGTAGCAGGGGACAGACGCACGCCGTATGGAGCCATCTGCTGAGGGTGCCGGTGCCCGTGCTGGTCATCGGCCTGCCGCTGGTGATCAGCCTCTCGTGGACTTTCGGGATCACCTACGCCGTGCTGGGCATGCTTAATACCATGACCTCGGTGCTTTTCGTGATACTGTTCGGTATGGGCATTGACTATGGCATCCACTTCTACGCCCGCTACATCGAATTCCGATCTGACGGGCTGGACATCCCCGACGCCCTTCAGAGTACCTATGACAAGACGGGCATGGCCATCATGGTGAGCGGGCTGACCACGGCCTTGTCCCTCTACGTGCTGGTGCTGGCGCGCTTCCGAGGCTTCTCGGAATTCGGATTTATCGCCGGCTCGGGCATCATCCTGGCGCTGCTCTGCATGCTCTTCGTGCTGCCTTCTCTGCTGGTGATATGCGAGCGGTTCAACTGGATCCTGCTGAATGTGGAGTCGGTGGAGAGGAGGGCGTCCGGTCCCCGCCGCTTCCCGATGGCCCGCACCATCGTGCTGTCAGGTTTGGCCGTGGCTGTGCTGGTTGGGATCTTTTCCAGCAATATTCGTTTCCAGTACGACTTCGGGGAGCTGGAGCCTGACTTCCCCCGCTATGAGTCTTTTCGCGAGATTACCGATCGGGTCAATACCAGCGACAAGCACAACCCCGCCTACCTTCTGGCCGACAACCAGCAGGAGGTCATCCAGATCCTGGAGAAACTGCGCCACCGCATGCGCACCGACACCACCAGTCCCACCATCGCCGAGGTGGAAGCCCTGCCTGAGCGCTTTCCACCCACCGATTCTGCGGCCACGGCTAAACTCCAGCGCATATCGGACATTCGCGAACTGCTCAACGACCCCGTCATCCAGGGACAGGACGACCCGCAGCTGGATCGCCTTCGCAGGGCCGCCCAGACCCGGACCCGCATGAGCATCGATGATATCCCCGACTATTTTCGCAACCAGTTTGTGACGCGCGAGGGCGAGGTGGGCAATTTCGTGATCGTCTACCCAAGCGTGGGACTGGCCGACGGACGTAATTCCATCGCCTTCAAGGAGGATGTGGGCGAAGTGACCTTGGACAGCGGCAAGACCTTCCACGCCGCCAGCACCTCCATCATCGCCGCTGAAATGCTGGATCTGATGCGCAGCGAGAGTCCCTGGATGGTGGGCGCCACCTTCACCATGGTCTTCCTGCTCATGCTGATCGCCTTCCGCTCGCTGCGGTGGACCCTCATCGCCATGCTGCCGCTGGTGGTGGGACTGCTCTGGCTTTTCGGGATCATGATCCTGACCGGCATGATGTTCAATTTCTACAACCTGGTGGTGCTTCCGGCCATCCTGGGCATAGGGGAGGACAACGGGGTTCACCTGGCCCACCGCTACCGCGACGAGGGCAGGAACTCCATGTGGGAGGTGCTCTCCAGCACAGGACAGCACGTGACTATCGGCTCGATGACCACCATGCTGGGTTTCTCGGGGCTGATCTTTACCACACACCCCGGGTTGCAGTCGCTGGGCATTATGGCGGTGATCGGCATCGGCATGACGCTGGTGGCGGCGCTTACCTTCCTGCCGGCGTTGATTCAATGGCTGGAGGATAGGAACTGGATTCGGTACTAG
- a CDS encoding DUF3047 domain-containing protein — MHNIRTPIHTMRILLCLLAVLLAVPPETSAQKQAGAPERLADGSLLLDDFESDPVGGLPVGWFDRDGNRELVNYDSNVQEEYKYRIMEEEGNRFLRYEGMHAKHINYPLANKEMVNIHETPVLSWRVRAHELPDNADEDVSDRNDSVVSVYVVFEFGHVLFRKVPKSIRYSWSTTRETGSQFSKLFGNQKILVIESGEARTGEWVTFERNIYEDYRELFGETPPKQPLAILVLSDGDSTGSHVMADYDDFILKPVGN, encoded by the coding sequence GTGCACAACATTCGAACCCCCATCCATACCATGCGCATCCTGCTATGCTTGCTTGCGGTTTTGCTGGCCGTGCCACCGGAAACCAGTGCCCAGAAGCAGGCAGGTGCACCGGAACGACTGGCCGACGGCTCCCTTCTGCTGGATGATTTTGAGAGCGATCCCGTCGGGGGACTGCCTGTCGGCTGGTTTGACCGGGACGGGAACAGGGAACTGGTGAATTATGATTCTAATGTTCAGGAAGAGTACAAATACCGGATTATGGAGGAGGAGGGCAACCGCTTTCTACGGTACGAGGGTATGCACGCCAAGCATATCAATTATCCGCTCGCGAACAAGGAAATGGTAAACATCCACGAGACGCCTGTGTTAAGCTGGCGGGTGCGCGCTCACGAGCTTCCTGATAACGCCGATGAAGACGTCAGCGACCGTAACGACTCTGTGGTCAGCGTCTATGTGGTCTTCGAATTCGGCCATGTGCTCTTTCGAAAAGTGCCTAAGTCCATTCGCTATTCCTGGAGCACTACCAGGGAGACCGGCTCGCAGTTTTCCAAGCTCTTCGGCAACCAGAAAATCCTCGTGATCGAGTCGGGTGAGGCGCGCACAGGCGAGTGGGTCACCTTCGAGCGCAACATATACGAGGACTACCGAGAACTCTTCGGGGAGACGCCTCCCAAGCAGCCCCTGGCCATCCTGGTATTGAGCGACGGCGACAGCACAGGTTCCCACGTAATGGCCGACTACGATGATTTCATACTGAAGCCCGTGGGCAACTGA
- a CDS encoding capsule assembly Wzi family protein, with the protein MNSIPIRLLVLAVLSAAVIPALLPSTSQAQYGDANGEDTVLGDVADRDTVHSIRYSLRSDVYAATADSLPFWFYSNSLGRVHPEGVNFLNEFSVEAPLLRGSRWSLTAAGTFLVRWSDRSSYHFPELYLRADYGAFRLDAGRFALPIGRNNHRLSVGSMMEGTHATPVPRVSIYNPEFADIPGTDGHVQFKGLFSNGVFPDNRFVKDVMLHQKYLYLRLNSGRWSGTGGVVHNSTWGGTHPHDGHLPSSFSDYLRVVFAYGAAGSDSTPDGEVSNSLGNSVAAYEFELLYRGEGFKLSATRLFYLEDSVSRRLRSPWDGVWGLNYLRRSDDSHWLEGVTYEHINTKQQDSRADQPSGRQMYYWNFIYQSGWTHEDRVLGMPLITFRPEINRPWHNIIVAHHLGVNGSLSPGLDYRVLATYSRNYSTFERRRINELEDNFRSLEEMKEVNLSLLLDLSYDFPSRDGLSAHLSMGADTGEVYGNILGIRAGIRWDGSF; encoded by the coding sequence ATGAACTCCATTCCGATTCGTCTCCTGGTTTTGGCGGTGCTGTCGGCTGCCGTGATTCCAGCACTTTTGCCTTCTACGTCACAGGCACAGTACGGGGACGCAAATGGAGAAGATACCGTCCTCGGAGATGTGGCGGACCGCGACACGGTGCACAGCATTCGCTACTCCCTGCGTTCCGATGTGTACGCCGCGACGGCCGACAGCCTTCCCTTCTGGTTTTATTCCAACAGCCTGGGACGGGTTCATCCGGAGGGGGTCAACTTTTTGAATGAGTTTTCCGTGGAGGCGCCGCTCCTCAGGGGTTCCCGCTGGTCGCTCACCGCAGCTGGAACGTTCCTGGTGAGGTGGTCGGACCGCTCCTCCTATCACTTCCCGGAGCTCTACCTGAGGGCGGATTACGGGGCGTTCCGGCTGGATGCGGGACGCTTTGCCCTCCCCATTGGACGCAACAACCACCGGCTTTCGGTTGGATCGATGATGGAGGGCACCCATGCCACGCCCGTGCCGAGGGTCAGCATCTACAACCCGGAATTTGCCGACATCCCGGGGACCGACGGGCACGTCCAGTTCAAAGGGCTCTTCTCCAACGGCGTGTTCCCCGACAACCGGTTTGTGAAGGACGTCATGCTGCACCAGAAATACCTCTATCTGCGCTTGAATTCCGGTCGATGGAGCGGGACGGGCGGGGTGGTGCACAACAGCACCTGGGGCGGCACGCATCCGCATGACGGCCACCTGCCCAGCTCATTTTCCGACTACCTCCGTGTGGTGTTTGCCTACGGGGCAGCCGGGAGCGACAGCACGCCGGACGGCGAGGTCTCCAATTCGCTGGGCAACTCTGTGGCGGCCTATGAATTTGAGCTGCTCTACCGGGGGGAGGGCTTTAAACTTTCCGCCACCCGCCTGTTTTACCTGGAGGATAGCGTCTCCCGCCGTCTCCGCAGTCCATGGGACGGGGTGTGGGGTCTCAACTACCTCCGGCGGTCGGACGATTCCCACTGGCTTGAGGGAGTTACTTACGAGCACATCAACACCAAACAGCAGGACTCCCGGGCCGACCAGCCCAGCGGACGTCAGATGTATTACTGGAATTTTATCTATCAGAGCGGGTGGACCCATGAGGACCGTGTGCTTGGTATGCCGCTGATTACCTTCCGTCCTGAGATCAACCGGCCCTGGCACAATATTATCGTTGCCCACCATCTCGGGGTAAACGGCAGTTTATCGCCCGGGCTGGATTATCGCGTCCTGGCGACCTATTCCCGTAACTATAGCACCTTCGAGCGGCGCAGGATCAACGAGCTGGAAGACAATTTCCGGTCCCTGGAGGAGATGAAGGAGGTTAATCTTTCTCTGCTGCTGGACCTATCCTATGATTTTCCTTCCCGGGACGGGCTTTCCGCGCATCTCTCCATGGGCGCCGACACGGGGGAAGTGTACGGGAATATCTTGGGGATCCGCGCAGGCATCCGATGGGACGGGAGCTTCTAG
- a CDS encoding glycosyltransferase family 2 protein, translating to MDLKSDTQFPASSDRTEEENPPKVSCLIVTADRRALLRRSIRSWSRQTYSNRELVVVDNGKDTVEDLLEDLPGDQVQYERIDPDGDLVLGDLRNISLDQATGDFLMCWDDDDWFHPDRISVQLESLGEEYDACCLLGNLFHINTPQLTDHPYRGYLPDGSPSSIIHRRDPEIRYPSLPRQEDTVYLNKWRERRYRKLPLSYSYLFVRCFHGDNVSGRKHFLRRLRNSPMGWIRYMWFHYVKGDVLQHPKFRLTEKERASIEMFQKDSRQLGLF from the coding sequence ATGGATTTGAAATCCGACACTCAATTCCCCGCGTCCTCCGACCGCACAGAAGAGGAGAATCCGCCCAAGGTGAGCTGCCTGATCGTAACGGCAGACCGCAGGGCCCTGCTTCGCCGGTCGATCCGATCGTGGAGCAGGCAGACCTACTCCAACCGCGAGCTGGTGGTTGTGGACAACGGGAAGGATACCGTTGAGGACCTGCTGGAAGATCTGCCCGGAGACCAGGTGCAGTATGAGCGGATCGACCCTGACGGGGACCTCGTGCTTGGGGACCTTCGCAATATCTCCCTGGACCAGGCGACGGGTGATTTTCTGATGTGCTGGGACGACGACGACTGGTTTCACCCAGACCGCATATCGGTCCAATTGGAGTCGCTCGGCGAGGAGTACGACGCCTGCTGCCTGCTGGGCAATCTCTTTCACATCAACACCCCGCAGCTCACAGACCATCCCTACCGGGGCTACCTCCCCGACGGCAGTCCCAGCTCCATTATCCACCGTCGCGACCCGGAGATTCGCTATCCCAGCCTCCCGCGTCAGGAAGACACCGTCTACCTGAACAAGTGGAGAGAACGCAGATACCGCAAACTCCCCCTCTCCTATTCCTATCTTTTCGTACGCTGTTTTCACGGCGATAACGTTTCCGGCCGTAAACACTTTTTGAGGCGCCTGCGCAACTCGCCCATGGGATGGATCCGTTACATGTGGTTTCACTATGTAAAGGGTGACGTGCTGCAACATCCAAAATTCAGGCTGACGGAGAAGGAACGTGCGTCTATTGAAATGTTTCAGAAGGATTCCCGGCAGCTCGGTCTCTTCTAA
- a CDS encoding ABC transporter substrate-binding protein: protein MTIKRTLHLALTATVALLAALPAPAAAQQQDSAAVRALLDQRDREIKDLVGPEGAEYTEAQREQLKDIINGIIDYRSMAAYALQQTWDTLSVEERDEFVEVFSTVVRDQSMNNLDIYRARVEYLAIRVNGDSARVHTTVMQDASRIPVHYDMNYDGEWTVTDIVIDDVSTAESYRSQYQRIISQRGYQVLLEALRKRAGRG, encoded by the coding sequence ATGACGATCAAGAGAACCCTGCACCTGGCACTGACGGCGACGGTTGCCCTCCTGGCGGCACTGCCCGCCCCTGCGGCGGCGCAGCAGCAGGACAGCGCTGCCGTTCGCGCCCTGCTTGATCAGCGCGACCGCGAGATCAAGGATCTGGTCGGCCCGGAAGGCGCCGAGTATACCGAGGCGCAGCGTGAGCAGCTTAAGGACATCATCAATGGCATCATCGACTACCGTTCCATGGCGGCCTACGCCCTGCAGCAGACCTGGGACACGCTGTCAGTCGAGGAGCGCGACGAGTTTGTCGAGGTGTTCTCCACCGTGGTGCGCGACCAGTCCATGAACAACCTGGATATCTACCGCGCTCGGGTGGAATACCTCGCCATCCGCGTCAACGGGGACAGCGCGCGGGTGCATACCACCGTGATGCAGGACGCCTCGCGCATTCCCGTACACTACGACATGAACTACGACGGAGAGTGGACGGTTACCGATATTGTCATCGACGACGTCTCCACGGCTGAGAGCTACCGCAGCCAGTACCAGCGCATTATCAGCCAGCGCGGATACCAGGTGCTGCTGGAGGCCCTGCGCAAGCGGGCGGGCAGGGGATAG
- a CDS encoding TolC family protein — MQLRFLLFALLLCVAVPAATAQDTLSVSLQEFIRQGTENSGQLEFEQEKVRLANNRIDQARSQRYLPRFELNTQHGVVPGVKSDRTDLSENEYYLDPNLDNDWENWGLYTRAEVSAVQPVFTWGALSSAVKAAEAGADAARHEFDSRQAGLELRLYELYHSYMMTRELQRLLDEARGRIEEITSQLEQMQEEGNQDFDQSDLFKFRVFRSEFDMRAAEVRENMDYIRRIWNYVLQADPGTVYVPEPQFLDPVNNVLRELSYYRGNALKSRPELQGIDSGIRAAEFGLKATRSQALPTLFVGLSGSYANTPNRPRQSNPFIINNTNYATGALGFGIRQNLDIFGISTRIERSRIQLEQAQDARSAAMDGIVLELNDHYKNASLSRSRLERLDEALTTTKEWLRQEQLDYDLGFGDTKDLLDALRKELELRVQIEREVFEHNKNMAELFKAAGLPITHLSMNQP; from the coding sequence ATGCAACTCCGCTTCCTGCTTTTCGCGCTGCTGCTCTGCGTGGCCGTCCCGGCAGCAACCGCGCAGGATACCCTCTCCGTGAGTCTCCAGGAGTTCATCCGTCAAGGCACGGAAAATTCGGGCCAGCTCGAATTTGAGCAGGAGAAGGTGCGCCTGGCCAATAACCGCATCGACCAGGCCCGCTCGCAGCGCTACCTTCCGCGCTTCGAGCTGAATACCCAGCACGGGGTGGTCCCGGGCGTGAAGAGCGACCGGACCGACCTGTCGGAAAACGAATACTACCTCGACCCCAACCTGGACAACGACTGGGAGAACTGGGGACTCTACACACGCGCGGAGGTGAGCGCCGTGCAGCCGGTTTTCACCTGGGGCGCACTCAGCAGCGCAGTGAAGGCGGCGGAGGCGGGCGCCGATGCGGCGCGTCACGAATTCGACTCCCGGCAGGCTGGACTGGAGTTGCGCCTTTATGAGCTCTATCACAGCTATATGATGACGCGTGAGCTTCAACGTCTGTTGGACGAGGCGCGCGGGCGCATCGAGGAGATTACCTCCCAGCTGGAGCAGATGCAGGAGGAGGGCAATCAGGATTTTGACCAGTCGGACCTCTTCAAGTTTCGCGTTTTCCGGTCGGAGTTTGACATGCGCGCGGCCGAAGTGCGGGAGAATATGGATTATATACGGCGTATCTGGAACTATGTGCTGCAGGCCGATCCCGGGACGGTCTACGTGCCGGAGCCGCAGTTCCTCGACCCGGTAAACAACGTCCTGCGCGAGCTCAGCTACTACCGCGGCAACGCCCTGAAGTCGCGCCCGGAGCTGCAAGGCATTGATTCGGGTATCCGCGCCGCCGAGTTCGGCCTCAAGGCCACCCGTTCGCAGGCCCTGCCCACCCTTTTCGTGGGACTTTCCGGCAGCTACGCCAACACACCCAACCGCCCGCGCCAGAGTAACCCTTTTATCATCAACAACACCAACTACGCCACCGGCGCCCTGGGCTTCGGCATTCGCCAGAACCTCGACATCTTCGGCATCAGTACCCGGATCGAGCGCAGCCGCATTCAGCTCGAACAGGCCCAGGATGCGCGATCGGCGGCCATGGACGGCATCGTACTGGAACTCAACGACCACTACAAGAACGCCAGCCTCTCACGCTCCCGCCTGGAGCGCCTCGATGAGGCGCTGACCACCACCAAGGAGTGGCTGCGTCAGGAGCAGCTGGACTACGACCTGGGCTTCGGAGACACCAAGGACCTGCTGGACGCACTCAGGAAGGAGTTGGAGCTTCGTGTGCAGATCGAGCGGGAGGTATTCGAGCACAATAAGAACATGGCGGAACTTTTCAAGGCGGCCGGACTACCTATCACTCACCTTTCTATGAATCAACCCTGA
- the atpG gene encoding ATP synthase F1 subunit gamma gives MANLRDIRNRIESVQNTMQITKAMKMVAAAKLRKAQNRIIDTRPYAYKMKQVVSRLVANAGGDNVLMRRPEQIDRVLFIVIGSDRGLCGGFNNNLFKAVEKRIADDFAAYNDSGNLSVIALGKKADKYFRKRKYKVAKSIPGFFDELEFASTSEVMREVIGLFKQGSFDQVHLCYNEFKSVISQNRIVEPVLPIDPELLLEDRASRDLKGEYIYEPDAEAILDKLLPLHLNMQIWKAVLESNAAEQGARMTAMDNATENAKDIERDLKLDYNQARQSAITTEISEIVSGAQALKES, from the coding sequence ATGGCCAACTTACGCGACATACGGAACCGGATCGAATCGGTTCAGAACACCATGCAGATCACCAAGGCGATGAAGATGGTGGCGGCCGCCAAGCTGCGCAAGGCGCAGAACCGCATCATCGACACGCGCCCCTACGCTTACAAGATGAAGCAGGTGGTCTCCCGGCTGGTTGCCAACGCCGGCGGGGACAACGTGCTGATGCGCCGCCCCGAACAGATCGACCGGGTGCTGTTCATTGTCATCGGCTCCGACCGCGGACTCTGCGGCGGATTCAACAACAACCTCTTCAAGGCGGTCGAGAAGCGCATTGCCGACGACTTTGCCGCGTACAATGATTCCGGCAACTTGTCCGTTATCGCATTGGGAAAAAAGGCCGACAAGTACTTCCGCAAGCGCAAGTACAAGGTAGCCAAAAGCATTCCCGGGTTCTTTGACGAGCTGGAATTCGCCTCCACTTCCGAGGTCATGCGCGAGGTGATCGGGCTGTTCAAGCAGGGAAGTTTCGACCAGGTACACCTCTGCTACAACGAGTTTAAATCGGTCATTTCGCAGAACCGTATCGTCGAGCCGGTGCTACCCATCGATCCCGAACTGCTGCTGGAGGACCGCGCCTCCCGCGACCTGAAGGGCGAGTACATCTACGAGCCTGACGCGGAGGCCATCCTCGACAAGCTGCTTCCGCTGCACCTGAACATGCAGATCTGGAAGGCCGTGCTTGAATCCAACGCCGCCGAACAGGGTGCCCGGATGACCGCTATGGACAACGCCACCGAGAACGCCAAGGATATTGAACGGGATCTGAAGCTTGATTACAACCAGGCGCGCCAGAGTGCGATTACCACGGAAATTTCCGAAATTGTTTCAGGCGCGCAGGCCCTGAAGGAATCCTGA
- the atpA gene encoding F0F1 ATP synthase subunit alpha, translating into MSQVRPDEVSAILRKQLSGFDNEADVYDVGTVLEVGDGIARVYGLSKVQAGELVDLPDSKDEEGNSVRGMVLNLEEDNVGVVLFGATSAVEEGDTVRRTKDIASINVGEGLLGRVIDPLGRPLDGKGPISGDTIRTPLERKAPGVIYREPVTQPLQTGLKAIDSLIPIGRGQRELIIGDRQTGKTTVAVDTIINQRETQETDAPVFCIYVAVGQKGSTVAGIANALEEQGALEYSVIVSAPASVSAPMRYIAPFAGAAIGEFFRDTGRHALVVYDDLSKQAVAYRELSLLLKRPPGREAYPGDVFYLHSRLLERAAKIIDNDEVARQMNNVPEQLKPLMKGGGSLTALPIIETQAGDISAYIPTNVISITDGQIFLDTDLFNSGVRPAIDVGSSVSRVGGSAQVKSMKKLSGTMKLDLAQYRELEAFAKFGSDLDAATKRQLKRGERTVELLKQDIYQPRPVQDQIALLKVNDEGLLEDLKVDQIMQFEQEYLETIRAKFSDELGELADSGNLGDELGEQLLEAARSVIRQIKASEEAEAQA; encoded by the coding sequence ATGAGTCAAGTCAGACCAGACGAAGTATCCGCCATCCTACGCAAGCAGCTCTCCGGCTTTGACAACGAAGCCGACGTGTACGACGTGGGTACGGTCCTCGAGGTAGGGGACGGTATCGCCCGCGTCTACGGCCTTTCCAAAGTGCAGGCCGGTGAGCTGGTGGACCTGCCCGATTCCAAGGACGAGGAGGGCAACTCGGTGCGCGGCATGGTGCTCAACCTTGAGGAGGACAACGTCGGCGTCGTGCTCTTCGGCGCCACCAGCGCGGTGGAGGAGGGCGACACGGTGCGCCGCACCAAGGACATCGCCTCCATCAACGTGGGGGAAGGGCTGCTGGGACGCGTGATCGATCCGCTGGGACGTCCCCTGGATGGCAAGGGACCCATTTCGGGCGACACCATCCGCACCCCCCTGGAGCGGAAAGCCCCGGGCGTGATCTACCGGGAGCCGGTAACCCAACCGCTGCAGACTGGACTCAAGGCCATTGACTCGCTTATTCCCATTGGACGCGGCCAGCGTGAGCTGATCATCGGCGACCGCCAGACCGGCAAGACCACCGTAGCGGTGGACACCATTATCAACCAGCGCGAGACCCAGGAGACCGACGCGCCGGTCTTCTGCATCTACGTGGCTGTGGGACAGAAGGGCTCTACGGTGGCTGGTATCGCCAACGCCCTCGAAGAGCAGGGCGCCCTGGAGTATTCGGTGATCGTTTCGGCCCCGGCCAGCGTCTCGGCCCCCATGCGCTACATCGCCCCCTTCGCAGGGGCTGCCATCGGGGAGTTCTTCCGCGACACTGGCCGTCACGCTCTGGTGGTCTACGACGATCTTTCCAAGCAGGCCGTCGCCTACCGCGAGCTCTCCCTGCTGCTGAAGCGTCCCCCGGGACGCGAAGCCTACCCCGGCGACGTGTTCTACCTGCACAGCCGTCTGCTGGAGCGCGCCGCCAAGATTATCGACAACGACGAGGTGGCCCGGCAGATGAACAATGTGCCCGAGCAGCTCAAGCCTCTCATGAAGGGCGGGGGCTCGCTGACGGCACTGCCCATTATCGAGACCCAGGCGGGCGACATCTCCGCCTACATTCCTACCAACGTGATCTCCATCACCGACGGACAGATCTTCCTGGACACCGACCTTTTCAACTCCGGGGTGCGCCCCGCCATCGACGTGGGTTCCTCCGTGTCGCGTGTGGGAGGCTCCGCCCAGGTGAAGTCCATGAAAAAGCTGTCCGGCACCATGAAGCTGGACCTGGCGCAGTACCGCGAGCTGGAGGCCTTCGCCAAGTTCGGTTCCGACCTCGACGCCGCAACCAAGCGGCAGCTCAAGCGGGGCGAGCGCACGGTGGAACTGCTCAAGCAGGACATCTACCAGCCGCGACCGGTGCAGGATCAGATTGCCCTGCTGAAGGTTAACGACGAGGGACTGCTTGAGGATCTGAAAGTTGACCAGATCATGCAGTTCGAGCAGGAGTACCTGGAGACCATCCGGGCCAAATTCAGCGATGAGCTCGGCGAGCTCGCCGATTCCGGTAATCTGGGCGACGAGCTGGGCGAGCAGCTGCTGGAAGCCGCCCGCAGCGTCATCCGACAGATCAAAGCCTCCGAAGAAGCAGAAGCACAAGCATAA
- the atpH gene encoding ATP synthase F1 subunit delta yields the protein MRTTKTARRYASALLQFAKEKEQVEAILDDMNLIHNTLEGSRELVAFLRSPVIKFDDKKEALREIFGEKVNQATLLFLDLLARKGRIRLLDQVTAAFREQYNIHAGIIEVEVQAAFEMNGEQREKLHQSLEKKTGKKVKMDLSVNPDLMGGLSVRLDDTVIDGTVRHKLEELHEQLTAASVE from the coding sequence ATGCGCACCACCAAGACGGCACGCAGGTACGCCTCCGCCCTTCTGCAGTTTGCAAAGGAAAAGGAGCAGGTGGAGGCCATCCTGGACGACATGAATCTCATCCACAACACCCTGGAGGGATCCCGGGAGCTTGTGGCCTTTCTTCGCAGTCCCGTCATTAAGTTCGACGACAAGAAGGAGGCCTTGCGTGAGATTTTCGGGGAGAAGGTCAATCAGGCCACACTCCTCTTCCTGGACCTGCTGGCCCGAAAGGGCCGGATACGCCTGCTGGACCAGGTGACCGCCGCCTTCCGCGAGCAGTACAACATCCACGCCGGCATCATCGAGGTGGAGGTGCAGGCCGCCTTCGAAATGAACGGGGAGCAGCGCGAAAAGCTGCACCAATCCCTCGAAAAGAAAACCGGCAAAAAGGTGAAGATGGACCTCTCGGTGAATCCCGACTTGATGGGCGGGCTCTCCGTGCGCCTTGACGACACCGTCATCGACGGCACCGTCAGGCACAAGCTGGAGGAACTCCACGAGCAGCTTACGGCCGCTTCGGTCGAATAA